In the genome of Candidatus Zixiibacteriota bacterium, one region contains:
- a CDS encoding F0F1 ATP synthase subunit beta (Produces ATP from ADP in the presence of a proton gradient across the membrane. The beta chain is a regulatory subunit), with protein MAENWGKIVQVIGPTVDCEFDSDRLPNLLNALKIEDPAKGINLTVEVALHIGDNIVRCVALASTDGLVRGMKVLDTGGPITVPVGKESLGRLFNLLGQPLDSIGDIPATTKRYPIHRPAPLLSEQETKYTLFETGIKVIDLLEPYAKGGKVGLFGGAGVGKTVIIQELIRNIATEHGGYSVFCGVGERTREGNDLWLEMKESGVLSKTALVFGQMNEPPGARLRVGLSGLTMAEYFREEEHQDVLLFIDNIFRFVQAGSEVSALLGRMPSAVGYQP; from the coding sequence ATGGCTGAGAACTGGGGAAAAATCGTGCAGGTCATCGGCCCGACCGTCGACTGCGAGTTCGACTCCGACCGCCTGCCGAATCTTCTCAACGCCCTCAAGATTGAGGATCCCGCCAAGGGTATCAATCTGACGGTCGAAGTCGCCCTCCATATCGGCGACAACATCGTGCGCTGCGTCGCGCTCGCTTCCACTGACGGTCTCGTCCGTGGCATGAAAGTGCTCGACACCGGCGGACCGATCACCGTGCCGGTCGGCAAGGAATCGCTCGGTCGCTTGTTCAACCTGCTGGGGCAGCCGCTCGACTCGATCGGCGACATCCCGGCCACGACCAAGCGTTACCCGATTCATCGTCCCGCGCCGCTGCTCTCGGAGCAGGAAACCAAGTACACGCTCTTTGAAACGGGCATCAAGGTCATCGACCTGCTTGAACCTTATGCCAAGGGCGGCAAGGTCGGCCTCTTCGGCGGCGCCGGCGTCGGCAAAACCGTCATCATCCAGGAGTTGATCCGCAACATCGCTACCGAGCACGGCGGCTACTCCGTCTTCTGCGGCGTCGGCGAACGTACCCGCGAAGGCAACGACCTCTGGCTCGAAATGAAAGAGTCCGGCGTGCTTTCGAAGACCGCCCTCGTCTTTGGCCAGATGAACGAGCCCCCCGGCGCCCGTCTGCGTGTCGGCCTCTCCGGTTTGACGATGGCCGAATACTTCCGCGAGGAAGAACATCAGGACGTGCTCCTGTTCATCGACAACATTTTCCGTTTCGTGCAGGCCGGTTCGGAAGTGTCCGCGCTTTTGGGCCGTATGCCCTCGGCAGTCGGCTATCAGCCCA